A stretch of DNA from Pseudomonadota bacterium:
GTCCTTGGTGATGCGGGGGGAGCCAAAGGACTTTTCGATCACCACATTGCGGCCCTTGGGCCCCAGGGTTACAGCCACTGCGTCGGCCAGGATCTTTGCGCCGCGCAGCATGTGGTCACGGGCGCCCTGCCCGAAGCTCAGTTCTTTTGTTGGCATGGTATGTTCTTCCTTCAGGTTTGATTATGTACAGACAGGACCGGGTTACTTGCCCTTGCCGCCTTCAATGATGCCCATGATGTCGGATTCCTTCATGATCAGGTATTCCTTGCCATCAATCTTGACTTCGGTTCCTGACCATTTTCCGAACAGCACGATATCGCCCGCCTTGACATCCAGGGCGTGCACCCTGCCCTGTTCGTCGCGGTTTCCACCGCCGGCCGCCACGATGCGACCCTGCATGGGCTTTTCCTTGGCCGTATCGGGGATGATGATCCCGCCGGCAGTTTTTGTTTCTTCCTCAAGGCGTTCAACCATAACGCGGTCGTGCAGGGGACGAAGTTTCATAAATTGATCTCCGGTTGACGATGTAATCAGAAATTCCAGCACCAGACAAGGTGAGAGCCAGACATGTAGTCTTATCCTTCGCAGCTTTCAAGGGTCGGCTGCAATTTTCCCTGAATCCTGTGTTAAAACACCTTGTGTTTGAAAAGGGCCGGACGGTGTGTTACAGGCTTCAGC
This window harbors:
- the groES gene encoding co-chaperone GroES, which gives rise to MKLRPLHDRVMVERLEEETKTAGGIIIPDTAKEKPMQGRIVAAGGGNRDEQGRVHALDVKAGDIVLFGKWSGTEVKIDGKEYLIMKESDIMGIIEGGKGK